From one Musa acuminata AAA Group cultivar baxijiao chromosome BXJ2-6, Cavendish_Baxijiao_AAA, whole genome shotgun sequence genomic stretch:
- the LOC135615976 gene encoding protein TPR3-like produces the protein MSSLSRELVFLILQFLDEEKFKETVHKLEQEAGFYFNMKYFEDEVHNGNWDNVERYLSGFTKVDDNRYSMKIFFEIRKQKYLEALDKHDRAKAVEILVKDLKVFASFNEELFKEITQLLTLENFRENEQLSKYGDTKSARTIMLVELKKLIEANPLFRDKLQFPNLKSSRLRTLINQSLNWQHQLCKNPRPNPDIKTLFVDHSCGQPNGALAPSPANNPLLGSMPKAGGFPPLGTHVPFQPVPAPVPATLAGWMSNPSAVTHPVVSGAAIGLNAPTNSVAILKHPRTPPTANPSIEYSSADSDHVSKRTRPIGISDEVNLPVNILPVSYPQNHNQSTYTIEDLPKTVARMLSQGSNPMSMDFHPLQQTILLVGTNVGDIALWDVGTRERLIHKNFKVWELGTCSMSLQASLVKDPAVSVNRVIWNPDGSLFGVAYSRHIVQIYSYRGSDDIRQHLEIDAHVGGVNDIAFAHPSKQLSFITCGDDKTIKVWDATSGTKQYTFEGHGAPVYSVCPHHKENIQFIFSTALDGKIKAWLYDNLGSRVDYDAPGHWCTTMAYSADGSRLFSCGTSKEGETFIVEWNETEGAVKRTYQGFRKRSLGVVQFDTTRNRFLAAGDEFLIKFWDMDNTNLLTTIDADGGLPASPRIRFNKEGTLLAVSTHDNGIKILANADGIRLLRTLENRSFDASRTVSETITKPMMSPLSAAAVATTSGITDRTAPPMPISGMNGDGRNLVDVKPRITDELMDKSKIWKLTEINEPTQCRSLRLMDNLRTSKISRLIYTNSGAAILALASNAIHLLWKWPRNERNSSGKATASVAPQLWQPPSGILMTNEITDTNPDEVVHCFALSKNDSYVVSASGGKISLFNMMTFKTMTTFMPPPPTATFLAFHPLDNNIIAIGMDDSTIQIYNVRVDEVKRKLRGHSKRITGLAFSNALHVLVSSGADAQLCVWGTDGWEKQRSRFLQIQSARTPSTISDTRVQFDQDQIHFLAVHETQIAIYETTKLECVKQWSPREGSAPISHATFSCDSQSIYASFLDATVCIFNAANLKLRCRILPAAYLPASVSTNVHPLVIAAHPSEPNQFALGLTDGGVHVVKPLESEGKWGVNPPAENGSASSLSAPPTNAGPSSSDQPQR, from the exons ATGTCGTCTCTCAGCAGAGAGCTGGTGTTTCTGATTCTGCAGTTCCTCGATGAAGAGAAGTTCAAAGAAACAGTTCACAA GCTTGAGCAGGAGGCTGGCTTCTATTTCAATATGAAGTATTTTGAGGATGAGGTGCATAACGGGAATTGGGATAACGTCGAGCGGTACCTCTCTGGCTTCACCAAGGTTGATGACAACCGGTACTCCATGAAGATATTTTTCGAAATAAGGAAGCAGAAGTATCTTGAAGCATTGGACAA GCATGACCGAGCAAAAGCAGTTGAAatccttgtcaaggatttgaaggTCTTTGCCTCATTTAATGAGGAGCTATTTAAGGAAATCACACAACTTCTAACTTTGGAGAATTTCAG GGAGAATGAGCAACTCTCAAAGTATGGGGATACAAAATCAGCACGGACCATAATGCTTGTTGAGCTCAAGAAGCTGATTGAAGCAAACCCTCTATTCCGAGATAAATTACAGTTTCCAAACCTAAAAAGTTCTAGACTACGTACCCTAATTAACCAAAG TTTAAACTGGCAGCATCAGCTATGCAAAAACCCTAGGCCAAATCCAGATATTAAAACTCTTTTTGTTGATCATTCATGCGGACAACCAAATGGTGCTCTTGCTCCATCACCGGCAAACAATCCACTACTTGGATCCATGCCCAAAGCAGGAGGTTTTCCACCGTTGGGTACTCATGTG CCTTTTCAACCAGTGCCAGCACCAGTTCCTGCAACCCTGGCTGGCTGGATGTCTAATCCTTCAGCTGTAACCCATCCAGTTGTCTCTGGTGCAGCTATTGGACTCAATGCACCTACAAATTCTG TGGCAATTTTGAAGCATCCAAGGACTCCTCCAACAGCCAACCCTTCTATAGAGTATTCATCAGCAGATTCTGACCATGTATCAAAAAGAACAAGACCCATTGGAATTTCTGATGAG GTAAATCTGCCTGTAAATATACTGCCAGTTTCTTATCCTCAGAATCATAACCAGTCTACATACACTATAGAGGACTTGCCAAAAACAGTTGCACGAATGCTGAGTCAGGGCTCGAACCCCATGAGCATGGATTTTCATCCATTACAACAGACTATTCTTCTCG TTGGTACAAATGTGGGAGACATTGCTTTATGGGATGTTGGCACTAGGGAGAGATTAATTCATAAGAACTTCAAAGTTTGGGAGCTTGGAACTTGCTCCATGTCTCTTCAG GCATCTCTGGTTAAGGATCCTGCTGTATCAGTTAATCGAGTAATATGGAACCCAGATGGCTCCTTGTTTG GTGTTGCTTATTCGAGGCACATTGTCCAAATATACTCTTATCGTGGTAGTGATGATATCAGGCAGCATTTGGAG ATTGATGCTCATGTTGGCGGTGTTAATGATATTGCATTTGCTCATCCCAGTAAGCAGCTTTCTTTTATAACTTGTGGGGATGACAAGACAATTAAG GTGTGGGATGCAACTAGCGGCACAAAACAGTATACCTTTGAAGGGCATGGGGCACCTGTGTATTCTGTTTGCCCTCATCACAAGGAGAACATTCAG TTCATCTTTTCAACCGCACTAGATGGAAAAATAAAGGCATGGTTGTATGACAATCTGGGATCCAGGGTGGATTATGATGCACCAGGACATTGGTGTACTACAATGGCCTATAGTGCTGATGGTTCGAG GCTGTTTTCATGTGGGACTAGTAAAGAAGGGGAAACATTCATAGTGGAATGGAATGAAACTGAAGGAGCTGTGAAGAGAACATACCAAGGATTTCGAAAACGTTCTTTGGGTGTTGTGCAATTTGACACCACACGGAACCGGTTTTTGGCTGCTGGAGACGAGTTTTTAATCAAGTTCTGGGATATGGATAATACTAATTTATTAACAACCATTGATGCTGATGGTGGCCTTCCA GCAAGCCCAAGGATACGGTTTAACAAGGAAGGAACATTATTAGCTGTTTCTACACATGATAATGGAATTAAAATTTTGGCAAATGCTGATGGAATTCGTCTGTTGCGCACACTTGAAAATCGTTCTTTTGATGCGTCTAGGACTGTTTCAGAGACTATAACAAAG CCTATGATGAGCCCATtgtctgctgctgctgttgcaacTACTTCTGGAATAACTGATAGAACTGCTCCACCTATGCCAATATCTGGAATG AATGGAGATGGCAGAAACTTGGTGGATGTAAAACCTAGAATTACTGATGAATTGATGGACAAATCAAAGATCTGGAAGCTTACAGAAATCAATGAACCAACTCAATGTCGGTCTTTAAGGCTTATGGATAATCTTAGAACAAGCAAG ATTTCGAGACTGATCTACACCAATTCTGGTGCTGCCATTTTGGCTTTAGCATCAAACGCAATTCACCTGCTCTGGAAGTGGCCTCGTAATGAACGCAATTCAAGTGGAAAG GCAACGGCAAGTGTTGCCCCTCAATTATGGCAACCACCAAGTGGCATATTGATGACTAATGAAATTACAGACACAAATCCTGATGAAGTTGTCCACTGCTTTGCATTGTCAAAGAATGATTCATACGTCGTGTCAGCATCAGGAGGGAAAATATCTCTATTCAACATGATGACTTTTAAG ACTATGACAACATTCATGCCACCACCACCTACAGCAACTTTTCTCGCATTTCATCCACTAGACAACAATATAATTGCTATAGGAATGGATGACTCTACAATTCAGATATATAATGTTCGAGTTGATGAG GTCAAGAGAAAACTTAGAGGCCACTCGAAGAGAATTACTGGTCTTGCCTTTTCGAATGCCTTACATGTGCTGGTCTCATCTGGAGCTGATGCTCAG TTGTGTGTGTGGGGAACTGATGGGTGGGAGAAACAGAGAAGCAGATTTCTGCAGATCCAATCTGCTCGCACTCCATCAACCATCTCAGACACACGTGTTCAGTTCGATCAAGATCAAATACACTTCCTAGCTGTGCATGAGACCCAGATTGCTATATATGAAACTACTAAACTAGAATGTGTCAAGCAG TGGTCTCCTCGTGAAGGTTCTGCGCCCATATCACATGCAACATTCTCTTGTGACAGCCAGTCGATATATGCTAGTTTCTTAGATGCCACTGTATGTATATTTAATGCTGCAAACCTCAAGTTGCGTTGTCGGATCCTTCCGGCTGCATATCTCCCTGCCAGTGTCAG CACAAATGTACATCCGCTCGTGATTGCTGCACATCCATCAGAGCCAAACCAATTTGCCCTTGGTTTGACTGATGGTGGTGTCCATGTGGTAAAGCCACTAGAATCTGAAGGCAAATGGGGTGTTAATCCACCTGCTGAGAATGGGTCGGCAAGCAGCTTGTCCGCGCCGCCCACCAACGCTGGACCCTCTAGCTCAGATCAACCTCAGAGGTGA
- the LOC135615979 gene encoding homeobox-leucine zipper protein ATHB-13-like: MSHNGMPPFFSASLLSRIPYEESHHAPHNSTNPLMLPTYPQDLRGRRSTSFSGMETCEELNLEDDISDDGLQPPGEKKKRLNLEQVRTLEKSFVMGKKLEPERKMELARSLGLQPRQIAIWFQNRRARWKIKQLEKDYDELKRQFEMMKAQNDALHAHNKELLSQILSLKGKDVSESINLNKETEGSCSMRSENSPDISLEISREPMNHNPSDLHQQSRTFFPSASQLLHSSSKSETPKVESSVQRDNLCNMFYSTDDQSAFWAWSEQHNFHQ, encoded by the exons ATGTCTCACAATGGAATGCCGCCATTCTTCTCTGCAAGCTTGTTGTCACGGATTCCTTACGAGGAGAGCCACCACGCACCCCACAACTCCACGAATCCACTAATGCTACCCACCTATCCACAGGACTTGAGAG GGAGAAGATCCACGTCCTTCTCGGGGATGGAGACCTGCGAGGAGCTGAACCTGGAGGATGATATTTCCGACGACGGACTGCAGCCAccgggggagaagaagaagaggctgaACTTGGAGCAGGTCAGGACGTTGGAGAAGAGCTTCGTGATGGGGAAAAAGCTGGAGCCAGAGAGGAAGATGGAACTAGCCAGATCTCTCGGGCTGCAACCGAGGCAGATAGCTATATGGTTCCAGAACAGGAGAGCGAGGTGGAAGATCAAGCAGTTGGAGAAGGACTACGATGAACTCAAGAGACAGTTTGAGATGATGAAGGCACAGAATGATGCCCTGCACGCCCACAACAAGGAGCTTCTTTCTCAG ATTTTGAGTCTCAAAGGCAAAGATGTCTCCGAGTCCATCAATCTCAACAAGGAAACAGAGGGCTCCTGCAGCATGAGGAGCGAGAACAGCCCTGACATCAGTCTGGAGATCTCAAGGGAACCAATGAACCATAACCCGTCGGATCTCCACCAGCAGAGCAGAACCTTCTTCCCGAGTGCTTCCCAGCTTCTTCATAGCTCCTCCAAGTCAGAAACACCCAAGGTGGAGAGCAGCGTCCAGAGAGACAACCTCTGTAACATGTTCTACAGCACAGATGATCAATCTGCCTTCTGGGCGTGGTCAGAGCAACACAATTTTCATCAGTAG